The DNA region CTTCGTCTTCCGATGCGGATGCGTTCCTCATCGATGGCGGCACGTACTTGGTGACCTTGGTGCCTGTCGTCGGGGCAACGTAAGGGTTTTCTCTTTTCCGTGCCACCGGCTCTGTTGCATCATCGGCGTCAGATCCGAACCCCCGAAATGGCTCATCGGAAACATCTCGTTTGTTCTGCCGCAATGTCGTCTCGGACAGACCAATGGCGTCTCCAAAATCATCATGGTCGTCACTTCCCTCAGAGACCAATTCATGGTCTGAAAACTGCTCTGAATCACTTCCAATGGTGACAGCAGGTTGAGAGATTGCTTTCCTCCTTTTAGAAGACAGCCAGTCGTCATAGTTTCTTTTCCGCTTCCTCCCCTCATCCTCGCTTTCGGTTGCATTTGTCGTGAAATCACCAAGAAGCTCGTCCAGTCCATCATCCGTGAATGCTTTGGGGAGGGACTTCCGGTTCTTTTTAATTCCGAGTTTTCTCTCGAAGTCTTCGATTTCGGCATCATCCTGTGACAGCTTTTCCCGAACGGAAGCAGTCAGACTTGCACCGCCAGCTGTCATTACCCGGGGTTCCGGCGAGGGGCTTATTTGTCGTCCACTGGTTGCGTGATGATGGTCATCGTTTTCCGCTTGCTCTTCCAAGTCGCTTTCGTTAGAGAGGGCGTATTTGTCGTCATCTTCTTTGTTGACCGGGGGCACCGGTTGTTCCCGTTTTGGCCTTACGGGATCCGTGGGGTACATCAccgctgcaggccgaggggCCACAGATCGGTTGAGCCGGCTCGACGTATCTTGTTGGGAGTACCGTTGCGACCTTTTCTGCGCTCGCTGTGCCTTGCGTTCGTCCCTGCGCGAGACTGGCTTCGTAGTCCTCCTGCCGGCATACGCCTTAAGGCTGGAGCCCGGCGTTGGAGCATCAAGGCCCATGCGTCTAAAGAGCTTCTGTTGAAGCTCTGGTACGGAATGAGCCGGCATTGTGAGACTGGGAATAAGAGTCGCCCCTAGATGTCTTTAAGACGCAGTGAGCTGGCTGGGGATAACGATGGCGCTTTGTTGCTGCCGGCTGAGAAGAGATTCTGGGATACTCGTGTATCAAACCCCGCAAAAGTTTCTGGACTTGGGCGAGGACCGTGCGATATCCTAACGAGACGGTCCGAGGCGATCATGGCGGCATGCGACGAGCAGACTAGGCTTCGTTGCAATGATGCTCCTCGGCGAATTTCATGTCGGGGCAGAGGCGCGCCAAAACTTTTTGCCTTCGTCGCGCGTTCAAAGTCACAGCTTCCACCAGTGGCGGGGCTGGCGACCGACCAATTGGACGAAGTACTTCGCACGACCAACCCCACGTATACTACGTACCTGTACAGTAGGTAATCAGGGAGGTAATTAATTCGTGCGCACCTTCCACTCCTCTGATCTAGTGGTCGGCCTCCTCTAGCGCATCACACCGTTCAGCATTGCCAGACCTCGTGGCCGCTTTCACTACTCGACAgtgccggcctcgcgggctTGAGACGAGGAAAAGCCATTGAAAGAGCCGCGAACAACTGGCAGGTCGTCTGCTCTGGGTCTACGCATCTCTTCCGCGGCGTGTTGTTACCCTCGTCACACACCCGCCTGCCCCTTCACCTTTCACGATCATCATAATCATCTGAGCGATGGCGTCACAACATCTCAGCCAGGACGAGGTGGGGATCATGTTCTTCTTATTGAACAGAACAGAATGACTGACACGACATCTCGCCATCAAAGTTCTTCGTCGGACTCGAGAAACTGCTCAATCATCGGAAAGGGAGCGACCATGGCGCCGTTTACCTGACCCAGAAGCGTCGTAAGTTCAACAATTAGTTCAGTTGCAGCGCCTCCTTACCTCAAATATCGCATTCGTTCGTGCGTCTCTTGGCCGAGGAGAGGAGGCTCACTATCCTGCTCTACAGTCTCCCATGGCCAAGACGTCCCGCCCCCAACACGGGATCGGCCCTTCCCTGATCTCTCTCTGAGCCAGCCCACGCCGGTCATCGTCCGGGCTTCAAACGGCAAGTCTGGGAAGGCGAAGAGTGGCAAGGTTAAACTGAGTACTATTGTTGAACCCCATGAACTGGACGGCTTTTACACTCGGTATGCTGAGGTTTGCAAGGCGGGAATGACAGCGTTGAAACCGAGGGATCGGAGTAAGAAGAAAGCCAAGGCTagaaagaagaaggcctCATCTTAAATTTGACACATGAGAGGATTTTGACATGCGACCTAGTTCCATATGCGTGTCTTTTTATCTCAGACCCATCCGTGAGCTTGCGCTCTCGCCTTGGTACCTGTGTTAATGTGGCAAAACTCACTTAACAAGAGCATATGAGCAATGTATAAAGAACGACCTTAACATGTACAGCTGGCAGAATCAAGCATAGAGATTGGATAAATGAAGGCAGCAGAGGCGGGATAAACAGGGGGGAAAAAGTTAAGGATAGCTTGATTGGCACCGTTCTACTGTCTCGCCACGTAAGCGTGTCGAGCTGCGACGTGAAGCCCGTGGAGTCGCTGGTCCAACGACACCGGCAGTTAGGGGGCATACCGCGATTACGAGAGAAAAAGGATCAATGTGTACAAATTGATGGGATCGAGATATGCAAACGCGGGAATTTACTCCGAGCACAGTCGCATCAAGACTGACATGCGAGGCCAAAACGCTGTGCACACAGAGCGTGGGAATGCTCTGGGCTTTTGCGCGTTTCCATGGTAGTTCAGTAAAAGATCTAATTTTAGCATGATCGGTGAATTACAGATGGCTCAGCTCGGCCGTTCGAGTGCAATCAAGTCTCCGACTACGGCCTTCAATACGGCGGAAGCCGGCTCGCAAGTTCCGTGTTTGGTCAGTAGGGGCTATCATCGTACCTCAGGCGCGGAGACCTACAACACAGGCTCAATGACCGAGATTCCTGTATGTTAGGCGGAACCAACATCCCTCAGCAGTACTAGCTCCGCGACGTCCATGCGCAAGAGGACGAGAAGGCGCGGGTCGTAGAGCACTCATCACCTCAAGAACAAATCATGGTCTACAGCGGGCAGGCGGTGTTTCGAAAATACGCGGAAGACTCAAGGGAGGGAACTTACCTTCGGTATCAAAGCGTTCGCGAGTGCGGAGCCGAAGTAGTAGTGGTCGGTAATCGGTCGTCGCCAAAGAGATTCCTCGtgcgtcgaggtcgacaaGCCAAACCGCCACACCATACCTCTACTCTCCTCGCAGGCTTCTGCCCGGATGCCACTCGCTTGTGGACACCTCCATTCCAAGTGCTGTGGGCGGATGGGTCGTCTTGTGCTGCGGTTCCCTCTCCGGTCCCCGTCGGAAAgcacgacatcgtcgtcaggCCTAGTCATGGCGTCCTACCAGCGAAGAGCCGTCACCAGCCACGCTTGCCCGCCAGCCTCTCCAACATCCTACGCTTGTCATCCGCAACTGAACCCTAAGCCATCCGGCAACCTGACACCATCGTTTGCTTTATCCTCATACATTCTAGGTAGAACCTtgccctctcctccctccttcttTGTCCCGGCGAACAACAGCCATTGCCTGTCCTCGTCAAACAGCGGCCCGCGACACCCGTATTTGCGCGGCGTCTGGACAAGAACTATCCGTCTCTCACGGACGAAACGCAAAGCCACCCATCCTCCAAGTCCAGCTACCTGCCTTGGGTACAGTGGTTTCGGCAAAGCCGGAAGGGGTGGCCTCATTGGGCGTCAAAAACCAATCCACCTAGAACCCTGGGAATTTTCGACCGCGAAAAGAACTTGACAAAACGAAAAAAGAAGCTGCGATGGAGAGCAACCAACCGGCTCGCCAAACACAATATTGTGTTCAGTGCTCTCCAGCCGCTTTGACGATGCGCGATCGAAGGCCCTTACATAATCTGATCTTGGGTGAGACCAGCATGAGCATCCGTCTCCATGCTGTCGCTGGGGCCTTGGTTCAAGTACTTGACGAAGCTCAAGTTCAGGGGACGGCCACCGTACTGGTAGCCTTGGAACTTAGCGATGGCAGTATCGGCGGTATCGGCGGTGTCAAAACGGAcaacgccgctgccgcgagaCCGGCCGCTGGGCTCGTACTGGATCTCAGCTTGCTCCACCTTGCCAATAGTCGTGAAGAGCTCGACCAGGTCGTCGTTACTGGTAGACCAAGGAAGCTGCATTTGTGTAGTCAGTATTAGCACCGCCATGTGCACATTGCAAAGTGACACTTACGTTTCGAACGTAGATGGTCTCGCTCCTCTCAGTGCCAGCGGTAGCATGGTCAGTGAATGGATTCGGAGGAACCGaggcagcagctggagcatCGAaactgccgccaccaccagtaaaaccgcctcggcctccaaATGCGAAGCCTCCGCGGCCACCTCCGAAACCTCCGCgaccgaagccgccgccgccgccaaagcctCCACGCATGCCGCCACCATATCCACCACGTCCAGGGAAGCCCATTCCACCTGCGGCAGCGAAACGGTCCTCCCGGACCTCAAGCATACGGCCTTGCCAGTCGTAGCCATTGAATTGCTGAATCGCGTTCCGAGCGTCGTCAGGACTCTCAAACACAACGATGCCCGAGCCCTTAGGCCGGCCATCTGGGCCGACGTGAACATCGGCACGAATCACGCCGCCAATCCGAGCTGCAGGCAATGAGTAAACGCCGCTTACTgtggcggggaggggagtgTCTTACCGGCTTGTCGAAAGAGGTCCTTCAGGTCTTGCCATCCCACGTTGAAAGGAAGCTGTCGCACTTGACGTTAGCATTTATGCCATTCCACCTATACCAACAAAATTGTTCTCGCGAGTGTACTCACATTGGCCACATAAAGCTggcgaccgccgcctccaggcgcgccaccgccgccgtagccGGCGTTGAAACCGCCTGACATACCGCCTCCGAATCCACCGCGATTCCCGCCTGTGGCGCCGATGAATCGAGGCTCAGCCTCGCGGTCCTGTGACGTCTTAATAACGGGAGTTGAGAAGGATGAGGTGCGCTTTACCTCTCGGACGTAAACAAGCCGGCCCATTAGGTTTTGGTTGCTGAGCTGAGCAACTGCTTGCTGGGCCTGCTCTCGAGTGGCGTATTCGACAATTCTGGGTGGCATTGTCAGCCTCTGGCCATACATACTAACTTGAAAGTAATGGGGATCATGAACATACCCGCAGCCCTGTGAAGATGGGGAACAACGCAACACGTTAGTTTAACAACCCAATCAGCGCCGGCAACGCTGGGTATCCATCGTCCCGGGGGGTTTGTGGCCTGGATCTCTAAGTACTTACCTTAGACATCCCATTAGGGAGCAGTAACACGTCCGCGAAGAGCACCTCTCCAGCTAGAGCACAATTATTAGTTAGCCAAGCCCTCGATCTATGCCATTGTATGATTCATACCCTGCCTCATGAAATCCTTGAGGTGATGCCACTTGACATCATAAGATAGGTTGCCGACATAGACGCGACGGTCCTGCTGCGAAGTCTCGCGAATGTTGTTCATCATCtgctcgcgcgcggcggctcgttCTTCGTACGACCGGTGTGGTGCCTGACCGCTGAAGCCTGTACTGGATCCTCCACCAGGCGCGGCCGTTCCGGTCATGGGCGAGCGATCGCGGTTGCGGCGATAGTCGTCTCGGCTGTTTGATCTGCTGCGAGGCGAGTAggagcgacgacggggctgcCTTCCGGGACTCCTCGAGCGTCGACGGGGGGATCTGGACCTCTCGCGCTGCGACATGTCAGCTGGCCTGGCAAGCTGTGATAGCGAAACACAAAAAGACAGCTGCAGGCCCGGTTGTGGCTGCGTTCCGATGGTGgaaaggtggtggtggaagaTTGTCGGGTGGGCTCGTGGCAGTCGCAGGCTGGAAAACACGCAGTCCAACGTTGGACGTGGGAATCACAGATCAACCAGGCCGATAGTGGAGCAGGCCGAGTCTGGCTCCACTCCTGCGTCAgcgaccagccagcccaggaCTCCAACCAGTTGCGCATGAGCTCGGTAGCCTGGAACAGACGGAAGACAAAGACGAGCGAAATTTTTGCGCGGTATGTTCCAAGCGGCCCGAGATGCGGTCTGTAGGCGTATCAAGCCGGGGCGAAAGCTGACGAGAGTTCTGCTACGCTGCAAACCGGGACGCAGGCGGAAGGATCCGGCAAGGGCGGTGGCTCACGTAGTGAAGGGGAAAACGACGTTGAGGACGAATGAACAACTTACAGGCCGGTAGGTATCACCAGAGTCAGCTGCGAAGCGCGTTAGAGCCGATGCGAAATAGGGTGCCAGAGACGACACCTGGGAAGGCAACGATGCGAGGAAAGCTGGGGGAAAGGGCGGAAAGagagggcgacgagcggggaggagggaggagggccttGTGGTTTGAAATAAGAGCCTACTAACCCTTCAGGTTACCTGACCTTACCAGCAGATGAGGAagtcaggcaggcaggtacCTTGGAGGTAGAGGTGGGGGTGCATCGAAGGGGGACACAGTGAGGTGCGGCGATGCGTGGTGCGTGGTGGTAGGAGACATGCAGGTGGGAAGGGatttgggggggggcgagctGGCGTCTGGTAGTGTAGTGCAGTGCGGCGTGGTGCGCTGCAGTGCACTGCAGTGTGCAGAGTGCAGCGTAGTGGTGCATGGCATGAGGAAGGGCGACGCGAGGAGCAGCCAGGCGCTTGCTCCTGGCTGGGTGCGACTGGCAACTGTGCTTGTCGCCTGGGAGGAATGGGGCAACATGTGGCATGCTCACTGGGTAACACGCCGAGTGGAAGCGGCAACGACCGAACatgcgggcgacgagggaggcGCAGAGGCAGCTGTTTTGTCGTTGTGCCTCCACCTCGCGCACCAGTGCAGCATCCCATCCATGAATGGGCACGCTGTCACCGACCCTCATCAAGAGTGGAAGAGTCCATGGCCAGCCACTGCACCGTGCCACGAGCGAAGCAGAGAGCAATGGATGCCAAGGGCTGCGGCTCAGTGCTCCCCAGCCTCAACTCGGGCGGGTGTGGAGGGATGTGGTCGGGCAACAAAGGAAGCGACAAGACAGGGAGGGCTGATGGCAGCAATTGGGCGGGGGGCGTGTATGGAATGCCGGAGTCGCAAGGAAACAAGAGACAGGatgcggccaaggcggcagaGCGGAGAGAAGGGACATACCCATGGTCACTATGTGCCCGTCTGTGGGCGACGAGCAATGGCAAACGAATCGACACAAGGCAGggccgtcggtcggtcgcgAGAGAAGTCGCCGTCGATTGAGCTGCGCGGTGCTAGCAGAGCGAGCACCTGGGCGAGGGCTGGAGGGGACGCTTCCCAGTGTCTCcagcgggcgcggcgcgaaCACGGTGTGGGAATCCGGGGAAAGGCACGATGTGCTCTGGGTAGGTCAGTACGTCGGTCGGTGAGTCGTCGGGCGACGC from Purpureocillium takamizusanense chromosome 3, complete sequence includes:
- a CDS encoding uncharacterized protein (COG:S~EggNog:ENOG503P9HB) — its product is MASQHLSQDEFFVGLEKLLNHRKGSDHGAVYLTQKRLSHGQDVPPPTRDRPFPDLSLSQPTPVIVRASNGKSGKAKSGKVKLSTIVEPHELDGFYTRYAEVCKAGMTALKPRDRSKKKAKARKKKASS
- the GBP2 gene encoding g-strand binding protein (COG:A~EggNog:ENOG503NW7K), translated to MTGTAAPGGGSSTGFSGQAPHRSYEERAAAREQMMNNIRETSQQDRRVYVGNLSYDVKWHHLKDFMRQAGEVLFADVLLLPNGMSKGCGIVEYATREQAQQAVAQLSNQNLMGRLVYVREDREAEPRFIGATGGNRGGFGGGMSGGFNAGYGGGGAPGGGGRQLYVANLPFNVGWQDLKDLFRQAARIGGVIRADVHVGPDGRPKGSGIVVFESPDDARNAIQQFNGYDWQGRMLEVREDRFAAAGGMGFPGRGGYGGGMRGGFGGGGGFGRGGFGGGRGGFAFGGRGGFTGGGGSFDAPAAASVPPNPFTDHATAGTERSETIYVRNLPWSTSNDDLVELFTTIGKVEQAEIQYEPSGRSRGSGVVRFDTADTADTAIAKFQGYQYGGRPLNLSFVKYLNQGPSDSMETDAHAGLTQDQIM
- the GBP2 gene encoding g-strand binding protein, variant 2 (COG:A~EggNog:ENOG503NW7K) codes for the protein MSQRERSRSPRRRSRSPGRQPRRRSYSPRSRSNSRDDYRRNRDRSPMTGTAAPGGGSSTGFSGQAPHRSYEERAAAREQMMNNIRETSQQDRRVYVGNLSYDVKWHHLKDFMRQAGEVLFADVLLLPNGMSKGCGIVEYATREQAQQAVAQLSNQNLMGRLVYVREDREAEPRFIGATGGNRGGFGGGMSGGFNAGYGGGGAPGGGGRQLYVANLPFNVGWQDLKDLFRQAARIGGVIRADVHVGPDGRPKGSGIVVFESPDDARNAIQQFNGYDWQGRMLEVREDRFAAAGGMGFPGRGGYGGGMRGGFGGGGGFGRGGFGGGRGGFAFGGRGGFTGGGGSFDAPAAASVPPNPFTDHATAGTERSETIYVRNLPWSTSNDDLVELFTTIGKVEQAEIQYEPSGRSRGSGVVRFDTADTADTAIAKFQGYQYGGRPLNLSFVKYLNQGPSDSMETDAHAGLTQDQIM